The following is a genomic window from Xenopus laevis strain J_2021 chromosome 2L, Xenopus_laevis_v10.1, whole genome shotgun sequence.
AAGCCACTTTTAGGTTAATATCTTTGGTTATAAATCAGATTTTCCAGGCTGGTGTGCACAAATGAGACACAATGTTGTACATAACGTTTGTTATAATGGCAAACGTCAAGCAGAGGAACCAGTTATGAAAAGAAAACAGATGCTTAGTTTGAACCCACTCAGCAATGACCTTCCACCTTGGCTCTGGTTGGCCACTAATTAAATGGATGACCCACAGACAGAATAATTATGTCACAGTCTATGCCATCAATACAAAtaaaggtttttgggtttttttataaatcaaaacaaattattttaaaattgctcagagtggcttctatgcagatctgcaatttACATGATGTTTTTCCTCATTGTATAGTGCCACCTATTGGTgattataggggaaaaaaaataaaaaaaaagagtggaGTGTTGTCTGAATTATAAGAATTCTACCTGTGGTTGTAATTTACCAACAGTTGGAGACTGGAAGGTTGAAGATCTACACTGAGCTACAGTATCGTTTCAGCAAGTTTACAGGCATGCCGTCATGGAAATCCCCTCTCGTAGGATTAAATAACAAAATTGTTGAAGGacctggttcacctttaagtttattttttgtatgttataaaatgccctGTGCAaccttgcaattggttttcattttttttccatctagttttcaaatgggggtcactgaccccagcagccaaaaagtaTTGTTtggtgaggctacaattttattgatattgttaaatttttattacttatatttgttTTCAGGCCCTCAACTCTTCATATTGCCACCTCTCATTCAAATTACTGCCGAGCTGCTAGGGTaaaaaaagacccccagaaaccagCTGCTAcaacaaaaagctaaaataacggaaaactccaaaaacaataaaaaaaagaaaagaaagccaagtgcatattgtctcagaatatcattctctgcatcatattaaaagctaatttaaaggtgaactacccctttaaaagaaaagttcagtgtcaaaataaaaactaaatagataggctgtgcaaaataaaaaatgtttctaatatagttagttagccaaaaatgtaatgtataaaggctggagtgactggatgtctcacataatagacagaacactacttcctgcttttcagctctctaactctgagttagtcagcgactttaaggggggccacatgggacattactgttcagtgagtttgcaattgatcctcagcttcagctcagattcaaaagcaacaattatgacccctgtgccccccctcaagtcaccgattggttactgcctggtaaccaatcagtggaaaccaagagagctgaaaagcaggaagtggtgttctggctattaagttagacacccagtcactccagcctttataaattacatttttggctaaataactattagaaacatttttttattttgcacagcttttttacactgaacaattcctttaatgcaccTCTTGGTTTGACCGCCACATTGAAGACACCTCAGCATCCCTACGTTTAACATTGATGATTTCTATTGATACAAATGCTCAGCACAGAAAGTCATACATCAAACTGCAACCTGGAACCATAAAATATATACCATTTTATTCCAGACCTAAAGATTTTATAACATTTAAGAGgattaaatgaatgtaaatagaAGGCAAacattatatacagatatggcaTGTATTTCCTCttataaaatgctttatttcagCAGAAGTGTATCCTGATCACAATTACTTCTCGTGAATAACATTGCATGAAACAGTAATGTCAAATTTTCCTCTCTCAGCCTTTTGATTCCTCTTTTTGAGAAGTCACTTTAGGCTTTATAAACTGCCATAATATCATTACGTTTTTCCTTTGATATTACCCAGTGATCACTCGCTTCCTCTTACCTCCAAATACTGATAGAACACAGAGAAGAGCGGCCACGTCCTTCCTAACAAGAGAGCTAACATGGACTTTGCTGTGTCAATATCCAGACTTCGCTGGTCCTTGTCCTGCAGTAAAGGCAAATCAATGGACAGTGCATTTATTTGTTACAAAAATAGCAGGTAATGAAGCACAATCATTTATGAAAAGACAGCTGCCCCAAGTAAATTGGGAACCAGTGATGTCTCAGTTTAGTAAAGGACTAAGGGTTTTATACTATGGGTGATATCTTGTAGGTCATTAGTTAAGTGAAGTAAAATTAATCTATCCATGAAACCACTTTAAAAGGATCTATGTGACTAAATGACACAATTCTTGTGTCTGtaacaaatatttttacataatggaaaaacaaattaaaggaacagtaacgccaaaaaattaaactgttttaaatgaatgacaatataatgtagtgttgccctgcacttgtaaaatgggtgtgtttgcttgagaaagactactattatttatttaaataagctgctgtgtagtcgtGGGGGCAGGTGGGActtgttgtctactgtgtatccagtgcttgtatggctgcccccatggctacacagcagcttgtttatataaactatagtagtacttatttgttatctactgtgtatcctgtgcttgaatggctgccccacggctacacagcagcttgtttatataaactatagtagtgtttctgaagcaatcacaccagtttcaaatttgttttgaataTCAAACAAAGATAATTTGGTGATTCTGTTCGGAATTAGCTTTTGCATGATGAACCCAGGTTTAAAGTGCTAGGGGTCAATGGTTACTTTCGCAGGCATCCAATACAAACTTACCCTTGCAAAATCAAATGCGTATCTGTAAATATTCTTAAAAGCAGTGATATCATTCAATTGAGCACGTAGGAAATCAAATTTACTCTGCAACTTCTCTGTACAGTCAGATCTTaaacattgaatataaaaaaaactagattagCATGAAGCGTAACACCTGCAACTTCTACCAGCAAGAACACACTTAGTACCACTAGAACAtggacttttaaaataaaaaaaattcccttttgaTCGTGGTCGCACTTATGGTATCATTCACGGCCCTAAAAGTGTATAAGACAACAAATAATGTTCACCTCTCCCCAACTGATCAATAAAGCAGGACAAAGCTGAGCTatttaatttaaagtggacctgtcacccagctataaaaagctgtataataaaagtccattttaaattaaacatgaaatccaaattctttttttattaaagcgttcatagctgttttaaaaatcacagcgtcaatcaaatattgcctgcccctcctctatgccttacggggcaagcaattactttcacttttcattcagcacttcctagaggtcattgctctctccacattcccccaattctcttaaccatttcattgtgtagccagtgcatggggatggacatcagggcccccattctggtgcacaaacaagattctgagatgatacaagacttgtcttaataacagtgtccacaaaatggctcctgcctgtttgctataattatgaattcccagactgatggaaacaagattcaaattaattatacagtgtaattaaagtttattttgcttgattaccTTGATAAAATAGCAttaggaataatttttttgggtgacaggtcccctttaatgggattATTTTAATTCGCTCCTATAAAAGTGTAACTCTCTGGAAGGCCACAATTATGTTAAGAAAGCTGATACAGGGATGAAGGACCTTCAAAACACAAATTTAAGACTTTTGATCCTGAAACTGataactttattttgtttattatgacaaaataaaaatgtacgttacaaaagaaaaaaaaagaaacacagaaatcTACAAGTAATTTAGTGCAAAAAGTACATAGAACCTGGGCCAATTCATTAGTATTTTATCATTGTGTTGTGTAAGTTGAAGAGAATCGGGGTGTTCTCTGGTAGACCAAAATCCACCCTGGCGTCTCTCATTGACTGTAATGCTAACCAATTGAAAGCACTAATGGGTCTTGGAAACACTCACTGCTCTGTATTCGAGCAATAATTGCCTGACCCACAATTGTACCTGCATGGTCCAGTCGATTACCATAAAAGTATACGAAGATGCAGTTCTGGGCATTCTGTTTACAGAGAAGCTAGGAGCTCTGTGGGAGACTAAACAATTTTTATCATGTCATGTGCCAGTGCTCTtactggtattaaaaaaaaaaaaacacattggtccTAACAAGGACAAAATGAGTCCTACAATTGGCCTCCACCAGTGaatcattaaaataattaatatttccTGAAAATACCCTGTAGTTAAGAGATCAATCAATGAAGCTATGTGAAGTAGCTGTGAAAATGAGGACTAAAGAAGATTCCAAAgaaattaaagtaataaaaataaatgaggaCAAGGTTTCAAAACAGTAAATGCGTGTTTGGATTGTAAGAAACAAACCTCttggttttgccagaaaaccagTAGTCCAGGAAGCTTACAATCCCACTCACATCCTAAGTAAGTTTTCCATATTAAAGGGTTTCCTGGGAATTATAGTTGGGCTGTATGTTTTCTGTAGGAGCCATAAAACTCATTTGTGTATACAGGGAAACTCAATGGACAAGTTGGGAGGGGGGTTCTACCTCCCACCCATCTTATCAGTTGGGAGGTGAGCTTTGGGGGCAGTTACTGAAGACTGGCATAAAAGGAACACTGGACATTAGTGAGGGGGCAGCCTTTTGAGGATACATGATGTGAAGACTGCAGACTAGAGGTCCTGGAGGAAGCTGAGAGGAGCCATGATGAGCCTGCAGGATGAAAAGAAGCCGATCTCCATGTTTCCATACATGATATGGGTATTGATAAATATAATGTAGACCAGGCATATTTCTTAATTGTACATAATGTAAATATAGTTTTCTTATCAGGTGGTGTTTTCCACATCAACACCACTGCATAACTCTGATGTGGCCATCAGCAAGGACCATGCAACCggataaaacaaaaggaaaatggatGGTACAAAAATGGGAGGAAATACTGCAAGAGAACCTCTCAGAGTCTGCAAAAAACTGAAGCTTGGGTAAAAGTTCATTGGCTGGACAACGATCCCAAATGCAAGGTAACAAAGTAAAATTCTGATATCACAGGAACAAAAAGTTTAATATACTACAAAGGGCCAACTAAAGACTTGATCTGCGTTCAATTGAGGATTGGTGGCATTACTTAAATACGGAGGTGCACAAGTGTCATCTGAATAAACAAGCTAAACAAGCTTTAGCAAACCTGCCTGGAAACAATGTGCAAAGCTTCTACATGCTCAGTGACGTAACCAGTAGTTCCCCACCCCTGGCGCAATTTTTATGCCAGATTCGTTGTGGCCCTGAGGGGGTCCGGGCCCAGATTCAATCGCACCCGCTGCAACCCCGATAGTTCCACCCCTATACATGCTAACTCGAATAGCTGTTATTGCTGCGAAAGGTGGGCATACACAGTGTGGAGACTGGAGAATGAATACTCATGCAAATAATTGTAAGTTTCAGAACTAATTAATAGGCTCTAAGCACATTTCCAGGACACCGTATACCCaacttctatatttatataggtttttatataaatttaataGAATCTGCAGTTTGCCACTAGGAAAGCAACAGTGCATTATCTTGTAGGTCATATTTATAGGTTGTAGCTGCTGTAGACCTGTCGATTGTTAGATACAAATTCTAAGCATAATTTATAAGTTATCTATATTTAGATCAGTAGTTGCGGAGATAGACATGGACTGACCCATCATGCGCTAAGGATACTAAATAGGATTCTAGGTAGGTTCTATTCAGAATTTTTGTTATCTCCCCTTACAGATTCTTTCCACTTCTTTTATTTCCCAGCACCTACCCCCCATATTcctctgcaaaaacaaaaaagttgcacttaCTGTAAAGAGGTCATTCCTTTAAGCCATTCCTCCTTTGTAAAAAAGCCCATGTTTTCTGCCTCTAATTTCCAGGCTAGAACCAACATTATTATCTGTGCCGGAGAAAAGCAATAGTGAAACTATCTGCAATACCAGAACATCATTCAACAGACATTTACAAAATTGGACCACGTCTTCTTTTTCCTCTTCCAGAGTGCGGTTACAAAGTATATACTTTGTGCTGCATTCACAGCTTTACAATTCTATTATGTAGCCATATGGAAGTACCATTATAGAAAATGTTGTAATGAACATATTAGAAAAAGTCATGTATCTCTACGTTCCCTTTTAAAACAGGTGAATCCGAGTAATCTTGTAAACTCCTTTTATTGTATAGGTAAAACTATTAATGcaaagaaaaaattacatttacaagaaaCACCTAAGGATCTCTTTGTGTGCATAATGCCTAAACATGGACACAAAAACTTAACATGTGATTGCCACTCGGCCGGGTTAGTGGGAAATCACCAGCAATATATTTGCTGGCAGGTTTTTAAGgctggcaaccctacctataaaTCCCTTCTATGACCCTCTCCATGGACGATCACTCctcttccctttaaaggagaaggaaaggctaaaacgaagtaagctttatctgaaaggtctatataaatacaccagtacatcctcaaagtaatgctgctctgagtcctctgtcaaaagaaacaccacatttctttccatctattgtgtactcatggacttctgtatcagacttcctgttttcagcattaaCCTCAGTATGCTCCTCTCTCCTACCACTCCCCCCACCAAATATAATCTGAGGCCAGAGTTATGAGTGACCAGGGAGAGCCCCAGGGAGGAattgatgtcacaacaagctaatatggcagctgctgtcctaaacaaacagagagagcttctagaactaCTCAGGAATAAATGTAGTGTTATAGCTTgaactattgtggttaatctattggcaataaaatgcttcagtagctttccttctcctttaacagaggcctgtctccaccttgcccatTTCCCCGCTCTGTCCATCAATTCCGCTGCCCAACCCGCCCATTCTCCAACCCTATTATGTCATCACCCTATCCCGAATGATGTCACTGCCCATCCCCTGACTCGAAGGCCTCCTTTGTCTCCACCTAAAAAGGAGGCAACCAtatggtcagatttggggaggttagtcgcccggcgacaaatttcctcttcttctggacgactaatctccccgaactgccttcctgtaggctagaatgtaaatcgccggcaggattgCAGGGGAatgcagttcgggagattagtcgccccgaaaaagaggagatttatctccccgaatctgatcatgtgtctctgccctaactaaGTATATTGTAGACAACAGCTTAATCCACATGAATGTTCACACACACAGCAATCTAATCAAAAGCCAATTAACCGGCCATATGTTTTTGGACTATGGGAAGAAAGCCACACAAGACACATGGGGAATATGCAAACTCTCTAACGATAGTGCCCTGATTGTAACACTGTTTCAAGGCTCCTCCCTCTATTAGtatttgcttttaataataaGCACCAGTATACATAAACCTATAAACTTACAGTAAAAGTAAATCATTATTTGGATATGGTTCTATCTACATTCTACACCATTGTGTAGATTAGTTTATTTACTTACACAGGCGGCAAATCTGACCAGCATTAAGCCTACAGATGGTCAGAGGGATAATTAGGAGAAAAGTATTTGGACTTATGTTAAATggttaatccatctatttagccatgAAAAATACCTACATGACTGAAAAAATGGCACAGATAATAACAAGTGATAATATTTTacagttatgttttatttattagagTCAGAGTCGTGTATTGCATTGCCTCCTGTGAAACATAAGCACGTTAAATATGCTTAATGGATACAGATCCACTGACAAGGCCTGCTTTCACTGGCTAGAACAAACACTGAATCCTTATGCTGCCCTTTAAAGTACCTTTTTCAAGATGGAgatctttaaaggaatttttcagtgtaaaaataaaaactgggtaaatagataggctgtgccaaataaaaaatgtttctaatatagttagttagctaaaaatgtaatgtataaaggctggagtgaatggatgtctaacataatagccagaacacactACTTTCTCCTTTGCAGCTCTATAACTGCTTATTATTTAAGACATCcattcattccagcctttatacattacatttttggctaacttactatattgaaaacattttttattttgcacagtctatctatttacccagtttgatttttacactgaactgttcctttaagggacaaTAAACCTTTTTGACAAGAGCTCACTCAGTTAGGTTTATGTAGAAAAGGCACAAAGGGGAAAACAAGCAAAAACATaatcattttctaattttttacggCATTTAAATTTCCTGGTATTACCGGGCTCTTTCATATTTCAAAAGTATAAATCCGTcggttaaataaaaaatataaatgcacggCAGACTTTTACACAAAGCCGAACTCTTGCCAGTCTAGCAAACTCTTTATTTCCACCAATCTGGCTGGGCAAGGAAAGAATTCTTTTGACATGGAGTATTCTATAAATGATTACACAGTCCTCAAAAATAAAGCTGCAGCCAGTTATaataaaatacttacattttctgGTTCAACACCAATATCTTCACAGAATTTTTCCATAGCTTCAGGCCCAACAATTTCATCAGGACCTTTTTCATACAGGAGATGATTAAAATCGagattacaataaaaatatatggggttaTAAATGTAAAACGCTTCCCTCATCCCGAGTGCACTCATTCTTTCCACTTACATGAACAGTAAAATGCGTGGGTGCAAGTTTAATCAAGCACAGTCGATAACACAATCAGGTTTTTGCCATTACTGCTCTACAGGGCAGTTGGCTGAACAGAGCTAATTATTGATTGGATGCAATGTTAGCATTGATCCCCAGGAATATTTCCCTATAtgctgtaatgtaaaataaacataCTGCACCCCACAACATCCAAAATGGGTATACCGAGAAACACAGGAAGATAACTGTGCTTCCGTTATTATCAGTTCAATAAGAATGGAGCCTAAGTGAGAAGCCTGGAGCAGGAAGAATAGGTTCAATGTCTCTAAACTTCAGCCTAGCCcttataacagtgatccccaaccagtagctcatgagcaacatgttgctccccaaccccttggatgttgctcccagtggcctcaaagcaggagcttatttttgaattccaggcttggaggcaagttttggttgtataaaaaccaggtgtactgccaaacagagcctcaatgtaggttgacaatcctcattggggctactaaatggccaattacagcccttatttggcaccccaagaacatttttcatgcttgtgttgctccccaactcattttacttctgaatgttactcatgggttcaaaaggttggggatccctgcattataATATAGATGCCACAAATGCAAACAGTCTCATCATTCCACTCAACTAAACATCCCACTAAGAATAATTCTTCAGAATTGGCTTAGCCTGTCCATCAgtatgggtcagggcacacaggcagattaggggagattaatcGTCCAGCGATtaaatcttcctgaactgccttcccgctgactaaaatgtaaatcgctggggGAATGGCACTCAGAACAATCCATTTtaagaagtcgcccaaagtttcctcgtcaggaaacttcagaaaataaaTCGCTCCGAGTGATATCCCGCTGGTGATTGACGtaaaatgtaaatctccagccggaaggcagttcggggagattagtcgtccgaagaagagtagatttgtcgccggg
Proteins encoded in this region:
- the dcun1d5.L gene encoding DCN1, defective in cullin neddylation 1, domain containing 5 L homeolog; this encodes MPVKKKRKSSASEEMNLKKCRISSYCRSQAPSKIINGEDLFSSKKCLAWFYEYAGPDEIVGPEAMEKFCEDIGVEPENIIMLVLAWKLEAENMGFFTKEEWLKGMTSLQSDCTEKLQSKFDFLRAQLNDITAFKNIYRYAFDFARDKDQRSLDIDTAKSMLALLLGRTWPLFSVFYQYLEQSKYRVMNKDQWYNVLEFSRTVHADLSNYDEDGAWPVLLDEFVEWQKVRQSL